One genomic region from Prochlorococcus marinus CUG1433 encodes:
- a CDS encoding AIR synthase, with amino-acid sequence MSLVRTLDRPFIIFLMTEIVNLSISQSAASELSRQASFGGSPGEMSIDLVEDKDCSEGWMHIKLRPGTCNGSPISRTEGVTLYADVKKFNLLKDLKLDYYGDLSGGGFLISTPKNAKRCSCGSGFKLL; translated from the coding sequence ATGTCCCTGGTTCGAACCCTGGATCGCCCATTTATTATTTTTCTAATGACTGAGATCGTCAATCTTTCAATCAGTCAAAGTGCTGCTTCAGAACTATCTAGGCAAGCTTCTTTTGGAGGTTCTCCAGGAGAAATGTCGATTGATTTGGTAGAGGATAAAGATTGTTCTGAAGGATGGATGCATATTAAATTAAGGCCAGGTACATGTAATGGATCCCCTATTTCAAGAACTGAAGGAGTAACTTTATATGCAGATGTTAAAAAGTTTAATTTACTGAAAGATTTAAAATTAGATTATTACGGTGATTTGAGTGGTGGTGGATTTCTTATTTCAACACCAAAAAATGCAAAACGTTGTTCTTGTGGTTCTGGTTTCAAACTTTTGTAG
- the speE gene encoding polyamine aminopropyltransferase, protein MTNITTWIDEYHKGSRFGLNGKILIKKTSKYQEIIVIENEYYGKALMLDGCWMTSLKDEKYYHECLVHPALSSIDKKSNVLIIGGGDGGTARECVKYSQISKIDLVEIDEEVIKISKKFLKEIGGEAWNDKRLEIHVDDGVKWVKKTRDNFYDVILIDCSDPSEFSNLLFSDSFYKECKRILSPRGVLATQSESPESFRNIHINILKTLKNIFKVSETMYSFVPIYPSGIWSWTFASSEDLNSSKQNYDEVVKIEKGCEIWNLKFQNAAFKMMPNKIVKELD, encoded by the coding sequence ATGACAAATATTACAACATGGATAGATGAATATCATAAAGGCTCAAGATTCGGCCTAAATGGAAAAATTCTAATTAAAAAAACCTCAAAATATCAAGAAATTATTGTTATTGAAAATGAATATTATGGTAAAGCTTTAATGTTAGATGGTTGCTGGATGACATCATTAAAAGACGAGAAATATTATCATGAGTGTCTTGTGCATCCTGCATTAAGTAGCATTGATAAAAAATCTAATGTACTAATTATTGGCGGTGGTGACGGTGGTACTGCAAGAGAATGCGTTAAATATTCTCAAATATCAAAAATTGATCTTGTAGAAATTGATGAGGAGGTAATCAAAATATCTAAAAAATTTCTAAAAGAAATTGGAGGCGAAGCATGGAATGACAAAAGATTAGAAATACATGTTGATGATGGCGTTAAATGGGTAAAAAAAACAAGAGATAATTTTTACGACGTTATATTGATAGATTGTTCAGATCCCTCAGAATTTTCAAATTTATTATTTTCAGATTCTTTTTATAAAGAATGTAAAAGAATACTTTCACCAAGGGGGGTATTAGCAACGCAAAGCGAATCTCCTGAATCCTTTAGAAATATTCACATAAATATTTTGAAAACCCTAAAAAATATATTTAAAGTTTCTGAAACTATGTATTCCTTTGTACCTATATATCCAAGCGGGATTTGGAGTTGGACATTTGCTTCTTCAGAAGATCTAAATTCATCAAAGCAAAATTATGATGAAGTCGTAAAAATAGAAAAAGGATGTGAAATTTGGAATTTAAAGTTTCAAAATGCAGCATTCAAAATGATGCCAAATAAAATTGTAAAAGAACTAGATTAA
- a CDS encoding valine--tRNA ligase produces the protein MTEMNDQLSLENYSPFEVEKKWQEKWESLKAFSPNPEDDGEPFCVVIPPPNVTGSLHMGHAFNTALIDVVVRFQRLLGKNVLCLPGTDHASIAVQTILEKQLKSEGKTSEDIGRDEFLKRAWNWKEQSGGRIVSQLKRIGYSVDWTRERFTLDQKLNEAVIEAFNILYKKNLIYRGEYLVNWCPESQSAVSDLEVEMQEVNGHLWHFKYPILSERGEQLDKYLEVATTRPETLLGDTAVAVNPDDDRYKEFIGVKVKVPFVDREIPIIADSHVDKDFGTGCVKVTPAHDPNDFAIGKRHNLKQINVMNKDGTLNINAGIFQNLDRYEARKKIIKELDNLGLLTKIEDYKHTVPFSDRGKVPIEPLLSTQWFLKMDDISQGCLNEIDSKKPSFIPPRWEKVYKDWLENINDWCISRQLWWGHQIPAWYVLDESQDSIEQNTPYIVARNEEDALIEANKKFGLNIKLVRDKDVLDTWFSSGLWPFSTLGWPNTNNPDFKKWYPNSVLVTGFDIIFFWVARMTMMGNTFTNNIPFKDVYIHGLVRDENNKKMSKSSGNGIDPILLIDKYGSDALRFALIREVAGAGQDIRLDFDRKKDTSSTVEASRNFANKLWNATKFVLINKTSNNYSLNESDETSLELCDKWILSKLNQVNIKVAELLKEYKLGESAKLLYEFTWNDFCDWYVEFAKQRFNNKETKNRQISEKVLIKVLNDILVMIHPFMPHITEELWHVLQLKPDNSLLSLQKWPIYENKFVDNKLDNSFQQLFEIIRLIRNLRAELGLKPSEKGPVYLISDNDELIDFLKTLVDDIQTLTKSSEVFIFKTNAVDKKEFAKSFSGIISDLEVYLPFQDFVNIDALKERLTKDLKKVNIELENLNKRLSNKNFVDKAPKDIVDECRFKLNEGSGQKERITKKLELLN, from the coding sequence ATGACAGAGATGAATGATCAATTATCTTTAGAGAATTATTCACCTTTTGAAGTAGAGAAAAAGTGGCAAGAAAAATGGGAAAGTTTAAAGGCGTTTAGTCCTAACCCTGAGGATGATGGAGAGCCTTTTTGTGTTGTTATTCCGCCACCAAATGTAACTGGATCTTTGCACATGGGGCATGCATTTAATACGGCTTTGATAGATGTTGTAGTACGTTTTCAAAGACTTTTAGGTAAGAATGTTTTGTGTTTACCTGGAACTGATCATGCTTCAATAGCTGTTCAAACTATTCTCGAGAAACAATTAAAAAGTGAAGGCAAAACAAGCGAGGATATTGGAAGAGATGAATTTCTTAAAAGAGCATGGAACTGGAAAGAACAAAGTGGTGGAAGAATAGTTTCTCAATTAAAAAGGATAGGATATTCAGTTGACTGGACTAGAGAAAGATTTACTCTTGATCAAAAATTAAATGAAGCAGTTATTGAGGCTTTTAATATTCTCTATAAAAAGAATTTAATTTATAGAGGCGAATATTTGGTTAATTGGTGCCCTGAATCTCAATCTGCCGTAAGTGATCTTGAAGTTGAAATGCAAGAAGTAAATGGTCATTTATGGCATTTTAAATATCCTATACTTTCTGAAAGAGGTGAACAGTTAGATAAGTACTTAGAAGTTGCAACAACGAGACCTGAAACTCTTTTGGGTGATACTGCTGTGGCAGTAAATCCTGATGATGATAGATATAAAGAATTTATTGGTGTCAAAGTAAAAGTTCCTTTCGTTGATAGAGAAATACCTATTATCGCTGATTCACATGTTGATAAAGATTTTGGTACGGGTTGTGTGAAGGTTACTCCAGCCCATGATCCAAATGATTTTGCAATAGGAAAAAGGCATAATTTAAAACAGATTAATGTAATGAACAAAGATGGAACTTTAAATATTAATGCAGGTATTTTTCAAAATTTAGATAGATATGAGGCTAGAAAGAAAATTATCAAAGAATTGGATAACTTAGGCCTTTTGACAAAGATAGAGGATTATAAACATACTGTTCCTTTTTCTGATAGAGGTAAGGTGCCAATTGAACCTTTATTGTCAACACAATGGTTTTTGAAAATGGATGATATATCACAAGGATGTCTTAATGAAATTGATTCTAAAAAACCATCGTTTATTCCTCCACGCTGGGAGAAAGTTTATAAGGATTGGTTAGAGAATATTAATGATTGGTGTATCAGTCGGCAATTGTGGTGGGGGCACCAAATACCAGCCTGGTATGTTTTAGATGAATCTCAAGACTCAATAGAACAAAATACTCCATATATCGTTGCAAGAAATGAAGAGGATGCCTTAATCGAAGCCAATAAAAAATTTGGATTAAATATTAAATTGGTTCGTGATAAAGATGTTTTGGATACATGGTTTTCAAGTGGTTTATGGCCTTTCTCAACCCTTGGTTGGCCAAATACAAATAATCCGGATTTTAAAAAATGGTATCCAAATAGTGTTCTTGTTACTGGTTTCGATATTATTTTCTTTTGGGTGGCAAGAATGACAATGATGGGGAATACTTTTACAAATAATATTCCTTTTAAGGATGTTTATATTCATGGTCTAGTTCGAGATGAAAACAATAAAAAAATGAGTAAAAGTTCAGGTAATGGTATTGATCCAATATTATTAATTGATAAATATGGTTCTGATGCTCTACGATTTGCTTTAATTCGAGAAGTGGCAGGCGCTGGACAAGATATCCGGCTTGATTTTGATAGGAAAAAAGATACGTCTTCAACTGTTGAAGCATCAAGAAATTTTGCGAATAAATTATGGAATGCAACTAAATTTGTTTTAATTAATAAAACTTCTAATAATTATTCGCTTAATGAGAGTGACGAAACTTCTTTAGAGTTATGTGATAAGTGGATTTTATCTAAATTGAATCAGGTAAATATAAAAGTCGCTGAGTTGTTGAAAGAATATAAATTGGGAGAATCTGCGAAACTTCTATATGAATTTACGTGGAATGATTTTTGTGACTGGTATGTAGAATTTGCTAAACAAAGGTTTAATAATAAAGAGACTAAAAATAGACAAATATCTGAAAAAGTTTTAATAAAAGTGCTCAATGATATTTTGGTAATGATTCATCCTTTTATGCCGCACATTACCGAGGAACTTTGGCATGTGCTGCAACTAAAACCAGATAATTCATTATTATCTCTTCAAAAATGGCCAATTTACGAAAATAAATTTGTTGATAATAAGCTTGATAATTCCTTTCAGCAACTCTTTGAAATTATTAGGCTGATTAGAAATTTGAGAGCTGAATTAGGTCTTAAGCCATCAGAAAAAGGTCCCGTATATTTAATTTCAGATAATGATGAATTGATTGATTTTTTAAAAACTTTAGTTGATGATATTCAAACCTTAACTAAATCTTCTGAAGTATTTATTTTTAAAACTAATGCTGTTGATAAAAAAGAGTTTGCTAAATCTTTTTCCGGGATAATTAGTGATTTAGAGGTTTACTTGCCTTTCCAGGATTTTGTAAATATAGATGCATTAAAGGAAAGGTTAACCAAGGATTTAAAAAAGGTGAATATTGAATTAGAAAATTTAAATAAGAGATTATCTAATAAAAATTTCGTTGATAAGGCTCCAAAAGATATTGTTGATGAATGCAGATTTAAATTAAATGAGGGTTCGGGACAAAAGGAAAGAATTACTAAAAAACTCGAACTTTTGAATTGA
- the speB gene encoding agmatinase encodes MTKNLFDNENAIYMGAKRSPDNCSIGIFGVNYDGTCSFKPGARFGPEAIRQVSTCLETYCPKIKKDLEDIMYVDFGSILIDKNDSKSVIELVKSATNYLISKRLSPIILGGEHSITRGAIEALVKKYPDLILVQLDAHADLRESYIGNEHSHACTMTRCLEVLPEKKILQVGIRSGTKEEFEIMHNNKQLVNFCPRGNAHELKQALLPYTKSPIYLTIDLDWFDPSLLAGTGTPEPGGFFWNDFEEILKTLKDFRIVASDIVELSPEIDKSGVSSVVAAKVLRSLILSLENMQ; translated from the coding sequence ATGACAAAAAATTTATTTGATAACGAAAATGCAATTTATATGGGAGCAAAAAGAAGTCCTGACAATTGCTCAATTGGTATATTTGGAGTTAATTATGACGGGACATGTTCGTTTAAACCAGGAGCAAGATTTGGTCCAGAAGCAATTAGACAAGTTAGTACTTGTTTAGAAACATATTGCCCAAAAATAAAAAAAGACTTAGAGGATATTATGTATGTTGATTTTGGATCAATACTAATTGATAAAAATGACTCAAAGTCCGTTATTGAATTGGTAAAATCAGCAACAAATTATTTAATTAGTAAACGCCTTAGCCCTATTATTCTTGGAGGCGAACACTCTATTACAAGAGGTGCTATTGAAGCATTAGTAAAAAAATATCCAGATTTGATCTTGGTTCAACTTGATGCTCATGCAGATTTAAGAGAATCATATATAGGGAATGAACATAGTCATGCTTGTACTATGACAAGATGCTTAGAAGTGCTACCTGAAAAAAAAATTTTGCAAGTAGGAATTAGAAGTGGGACTAAAGAAGAATTTGAAATTATGCATAACAACAAGCAATTAGTTAACTTTTGTCCACGCGGAAATGCCCATGAGTTAAAACAAGCTCTTCTACCATACACGAAGTCTCCAATCTATTTAACAATAGATTTAGATTGGTTTGATCCCAGTTTACTAGCAGGAACAGGCACTCCAGAACCGGGAGGATTTTTTTGGAATGATTTTGAAGAAATACTGAAAACTTTAAAAGACTTTAGAATTGTGGCTTCAGATATTGTGGAATTATCTCCAGAAATTGATAAAAGCGGAGTAAGTAGCGTAGTTGCAGCCAAAGTACTTAGAAGCTTAATTTTGTCATTAGAAAATATGCAATAA
- the mazG gene encoding nucleoside triphosphate pyrophosphohydrolase, whose translation MSSNNRYKLENNSDLETINSFKILISNIKALKDKTWGCPWQKIQSHVSLIPFLYEESNEFIDAIYEKNADNICEELGDLLLQVMLHAEIGYEEKEFTLNDVIKNLNKKIIHRHPYIFNKKEKVSLKKSQQIWVNIKNLEKEAPHMKSSISRNLNLKIKNLPPTVGTDKITNIVKEHGFKWESTDEIFKKLEEEINELKEAIKSKNNSEIKNEFGDIYFTLLNLSNFLKINPESALQKTNIKFLDRFSIVEEHVGDNMKKQTPKDFQRLWQIAKQKLAGKIPKSK comes from the coding sequence ATGTCCTCAAACAATAGATATAAATTGGAAAACAATTCCGATTTAGAGACTATAAATAGTTTTAAAATCTTAATATCTAATATCAAAGCATTAAAAGATAAAACTTGGGGCTGCCCATGGCAGAAAATACAGTCTCATGTATCGTTGATCCCATTTTTGTATGAAGAAAGTAATGAATTTATAGATGCGATATATGAAAAAAATGCAGATAACATATGTGAGGAGTTAGGAGATCTTTTATTACAAGTAATGCTTCATGCTGAAATCGGTTACGAAGAAAAAGAATTTACACTAAATGATGTTATAAAAAATCTAAACAAGAAAATTATTCATAGACATCCATATATTTTTAACAAAAAAGAAAAAGTATCATTAAAAAAATCACAACAAATTTGGGTAAATATAAAAAATTTAGAAAAAGAAGCACCTCATATGAAATCTTCAATTAGTAGAAATTTAAATTTGAAAATTAAAAATTTACCGCCAACGGTTGGAACAGATAAAATCACAAATATTGTTAAAGAACATGGTTTCAAGTGGGAAAGTACTGATGAGATTTTTAAAAAGTTAGAAGAAGAGATTAATGAATTAAAGGAAGCAATTAAAAGTAAAAATAATTCAGAGATAAAAAATGAATTTGGGGATATTTACTTTACCCTTCTTAATCTGTCAAACTTTTTAAAGATTAATCCTGAATCAGCGCTTCAAAAAACTAATATAAAATTTTTAGACAGATTTTCAATCGTCGAAGAGCATGTAGGAGATAATATGAAAAAACAAACTCCTAAAGACTTTCAGCGGCTTTGGCAAATAGCCAAACAAAAACTGGCGGGAAAAATTCCTAAAAGCAAATGA